A single region of the Oleispira antarctica RB-8 genome encodes:
- a CDS encoding Sulfate permease family protein probable translates to MFQEFIKTFSPNVKNDTLSGLTVALALVPEAVAFAFVAGVHPLTGLYAAFMVGLITAIMGGRPGMISGATGALAVVMVALVAQAERDFGAGMGPQYLFATVVLMGIIQIGAGALKLGKFIRIVPYPVMLGFVNGLAIVIFLAQIPQLQESTPGGKWGWTEGAWLAGNELYIMISMIAATMFITHFLPKVTKAIPSALAGILVVSLIVIGLDLDTKTVGDLASIAGGLPEFAAPNVPLTMDTLLFILPFSIILASIGLIESLLTITVIDEMTDTRGQGNKECIAQGTANVATGFFGGMGGCAMIGQSMINVNSGGRGRLSGIAAALFLLSFILFASSLIEQIPIAALTGVMFMVVIGTFEWSSFRMMRSIPKRDAFIIVLVSGVTVVTDLAVAVVVGVIVAALMFAWDHAKYIFATKTIDADGSKIYELHGPLFFGSAANFKDLFDPKGDPDKVIIEFKNSRVADHSAIEAIDSLAERYIAEGKELHLRHLSPECRTLLKKAGNLCDVNVLEDPKYRIAADNLG, encoded by the coding sequence ATGTTCCAAGAATTCATCAAAACGTTCTCGCCAAATGTGAAGAACGATACTTTATCCGGCTTAACCGTGGCGCTTGCCTTGGTTCCTGAAGCCGTCGCGTTTGCTTTTGTTGCGGGTGTTCACCCACTAACCGGTTTATACGCTGCATTTATGGTGGGTTTAATTACCGCTATTATGGGCGGTCGTCCTGGGATGATCTCTGGTGCTACCGGTGCTTTAGCGGTTGTTATGGTTGCTTTAGTTGCACAAGCTGAGCGTGATTTTGGTGCCGGAATGGGGCCGCAGTATTTATTCGCAACCGTTGTGCTGATGGGGATTATCCAAATCGGTGCGGGTGCGTTGAAGTTAGGTAAATTCATTCGTATCGTACCTTATCCTGTAATGCTGGGCTTTGTTAATGGTTTGGCCATTGTGATTTTCTTAGCGCAAATTCCTCAACTGCAAGAAAGTACTCCGGGTGGTAAATGGGGTTGGACTGAAGGCGCTTGGTTGGCGGGTAACGAGCTGTACATCATGATCAGTATGATTGCCGCCACTATGTTTATTACGCACTTCTTACCGAAAGTGACTAAAGCGATTCCTTCTGCTTTGGCCGGTATTCTAGTAGTTAGCTTAATCGTAATCGGCTTGGATCTAGACACCAAAACCGTGGGCGATTTAGCCAGTATTGCGGGTGGTTTGCCTGAATTTGCGGCGCCAAACGTGCCATTAACGATGGATACTTTATTATTTATTTTACCTTTCTCTATTATTCTTGCCTCCATTGGTTTGATTGAGTCACTACTAACAATCACGGTAATCGATGAAATGACCGATACCCGTGGTCAAGGTAATAAAGAGTGTATTGCTCAAGGTACTGCTAACGTTGCGACGGGTTTCTTCGGTGGTATGGGTGGTTGCGCGATGATTGGTCAGTCGATGATTAACGTCAACTCTGGTGGTCGTGGCCGTTTATCAGGTATCGCGGCGGCGTTATTCTTATTGAGCTTTATCTTGTTTGCTTCATCTTTAATCGAACAGATTCCCATTGCAGCATTAACCGGTGTGATGTTCATGGTGGTTATTGGTACATTTGAATGGTCTAGCTTCCGCATGATGCGTTCTATTCCTAAGCGTGATGCTTTTATTATTGTCTTGGTATCTGGCGTTACGGTCGTGACTGATTTGGCTGTTGCGGTGGTTGTGGGTGTTATTGTGGCGGCGTTGATGTTTGCCTGGGATCACGCCAAGTACATTTTTGCGACTAAAACAATTGATGCTGATGGCTCTAAAATTTACGAACTTCATGGTCCGTTATTCTTTGGTTCTGCGGCTAACTTCAAGGATTTATTCGATCCTAAAGGCGATCCAGATAAGGTTATTATTGAGTTTAAAAATAGCCGTGTTGCTGATCACTCGGCGATCGAAGCAATTGATTCTTTAGCAGAGCGTTATATTGCTGAAGGCAAAGAGCTGCACTTACGTCACCTGAGCCCAGAGTGTCGTACGCTGTTGAAAAAAGCGGGTAATTTATGCGATGTGAATGTTCTAGAAGATCCCAAGTATCGTATTGCTGCCGATAATCTCGGTTAA
- a CDS encoding Sensor protein has protein sequence MGIIIFIKKNIPIAWRIATSIVLASIVISCFATVVLIYINYKEEENQFRARVKEIQSSHMTSLANALWHFDSKQITVQGEGINNLYYIGYVRISSDDNTLYETGDISNAPQDDHFLIPIEHTNRVIGELEIGFARGQILENIIKSATKIIVMQVLAGMLLAVLLLWRVYRIITRHLVDLNKQLGEKNSPSTHKFLSIDRDNYNDELSALVNSFNQLTDELNTELKNKEEAQKALAETNNKLEQRVEERTQTLQEAINELHNTLENLRNTQSQLIESEKLSSLGGMVAGVAHEINTPIGLCITTHSFIKDLFKDMQQRFASGSISKSNFTDFMISMEESVDILSKNLERAAKLVKSFKHVSEDQAGEAARKFNLEEYLQEILSTLHPKLRMTRHGVNIRCASDIDIHGYPGALSQVITNLIMNSLLHGFESIDQGNITIEVERHNDNVEILYTDDGQGLTKEAQAKIFEPFFTTKRGYGGTGLGMHLVYNLVSQTMQGTIQLQQASQGCAFTIIIPTQIHIPDLIQ, from the coding sequence ATGGGCATCATTATTTTTATTAAAAAGAATATTCCTATTGCTTGGCGCATTGCCACTAGCATCGTTCTAGCTTCTATTGTAATCAGTTGCTTCGCAACTGTTGTGCTCATCTATATCAATTACAAGGAAGAAGAAAATCAATTCCGTGCCCGCGTAAAAGAAATTCAATCAAGCCACATGACATCGCTAGCGAATGCCCTATGGCACTTTGATAGTAAGCAGATCACCGTACAAGGCGAAGGGATCAACAACCTGTACTACATTGGTTATGTTCGCATTTCTAGTGATGACAATACACTGTATGAAACGGGCGACATTTCGAATGCTCCCCAAGATGACCACTTCCTCATTCCCATCGAGCATACTAACCGCGTTATTGGCGAACTGGAAATTGGCTTTGCGCGCGGTCAGATTCTTGAAAACATCATAAAATCAGCCACCAAAATCATAGTGATGCAAGTGTTAGCGGGCATGCTATTAGCCGTCCTGCTATTGTGGCGAGTGTACCGTATTATTACTCGCCACTTGGTCGATTTAAATAAACAATTAGGGGAGAAAAATTCACCAAGTACGCATAAATTTTTGTCCATCGACCGAGATAATTATAATGATGAATTATCGGCCCTAGTTAATTCTTTCAATCAACTCACCGACGAACTGAATACTGAGCTTAAAAATAAAGAAGAAGCCCAGAAAGCTTTGGCAGAAACCAATAACAAGCTCGAACAGCGAGTTGAAGAACGCACTCAAACTCTGCAAGAAGCGATTAATGAATTGCACAATACATTAGAAAACTTGCGCAATACACAGAGCCAATTGATCGAATCTGAAAAGCTCTCGTCACTCGGTGGAATGGTTGCGGGGGTTGCTCATGAAATTAATACTCCTATCGGCTTGTGCATTACCACCCACTCTTTTATAAAAGATCTATTCAAAGACATGCAGCAACGTTTTGCGAGTGGCAGCATCTCAAAAAGTAACTTCACAGATTTTATGATCAGCATGGAAGAAAGTGTCGACATCTTGAGCAAAAATCTCGAACGCGCCGCCAAACTGGTTAAAAGCTTTAAACACGTTTCCGAAGATCAAGCCGGCGAAGCAGCCCGTAAGTTTAATCTGGAAGAATACTTACAAGAGATATTATCAACTCTACACCCCAAATTAAGAATGACTCGCCATGGCGTTAACATACGCTGTGCGAGTGATATAGATATTCATGGTTATCCTGGTGCCCTCAGCCAGGTTATAACCAATCTTATTATGAACAGTTTATTGCATGGCTTTGAAAGTATCGATCAAGGCAATATCACCATAGAAGTAGAGCGCCACAATGATAACGTCGAAATCCTTTATACCGATGATGGTCAAGGGTTAACAAAAGAAGCCCAAGCAAAAATATTTGAGCCTTTTTTCACCACTAAGCGTGGTTATGGAGGTACGGGGTTGGGCATGCACTTGGTTTACAATCTGGTTAGCCAAACAATGCAAGGCACCATTCAATTACAACAAGCCTCGCAAGGCTGCGCGTTCACAATCATTATTCCAACACAGATCCATATTCCAGACCTTATACAGTAA